The Culex pipiens pallens isolate TS chromosome 2, TS_CPP_V2, whole genome shotgun sequence DNA window agcagcagcagccggtaTGACCGCAAGAACCATGGCAACAACTACGAAAGTCGTCGCGGCGGTGGAGGTTCTGGAGCGACGGGTGGAAGTGGTAACAACCGGGGTACGATCCGGAGTCAGTCGAGAAGCCGATCACCGTCGCCGATGGCGGATCGGAGGAAGATGGCCCGGTCGGAATCTCCGGCCGTGGCGGCTCCTGCGAATGTAGCGGCCCCGGCACTGGTGGAGCACAAACCTGTGGTTGATGGTGCGTTGTTGGGAACGGGGAAACGGCAACGCTGCCGGGACTTTGACGAAAAGGGTTACTGTATGCGAGGGGAAACTTGCCCGTGGGATCACGGAGTGGATCCGGTTGTGTTGGAGGACATCAATAACCCGGCTTTGATTACGATTCAGTCGGCTGCTCAGCTGCGGGCGGGTCCGATTCATCCCGAGTATAGTCCGGACGCGCCGGAACTGTGGAACCGTCCGCCGAACTTCCCGCCGGGCAGGCCGTCGATCACGCAGAGGCTAGGAAACATCACAGGAGTGAACGTTGGAGGTGGATTTGGACCGCGTGGTGGAATGGCTGGTGGGAACTTTAGGAACGTTGCTCCTGGGTTTCCTCCGGGCTTCCCGGGCAATCCGATTGGGGCTACGCCGCTGCAGCGGGAGTTGATTTCGGTGCCGGTTGTGGACGCCAACAAGGGTGGTGATGTTTCGTCGCAGCAGACGAAACGACGATTTGAGCCCGAGGACGCCGTTGCGATTGCTGATGGACATTTGAAGCGTAAGCTTCCGTTGAACAACCGGTTGGGACCACGCGTGACTGGACATCCGGCTGGTGCTGGTGGTGCCGTTAACCCTCAGCAGAATTGCTCGCTCGAGCTGAGAAAGATCCCGCGCGGGTTGAACGCGATCGCTCATCTGAACAACCACTTTTCCAAGTTTGGCAAGATTGTCAACATCCAGATCAGCTACGACGGCGATCCGGAGGCTGCGATTGTGACCTTCTCGACGCACGCCGAGGCAAACGTGGCCTATCGGAGCACCGAAGCCGTGCTGAACAACCGCTTCATTAAAGTATTCTGGCACACGGGAGGAAACGGTGGTGAACAGCCTGGTATCACTCCGGCGGCCAAGACGGAACATTCGCTGCGTAGGTCGTACCCGAATCAGTACAGCATCAACAACAATTTAAACCAGAATTCTAATGTTACTACGGCCGGAAGTACACCGACGACCGTAACACCCGCGGCCACAAAGGATGGCGTCGTGGTCACGAGCAGTAGCGGTGCAATCGTAGCCAGCAGCGGTGGAGAGAACGTGGCCCCGGCCACAACGGCGGTCGCAACCGGTTTCACCAACACCGCCACCAAGCTGGTCAACACGGTTACGACCCCGATCGTAACTGCGAATCAGCTGCGCATGAAAAACGCCAAGATCAATCGGGCCACGTCGGAACTGCTACGCAAGAAGCAGGAACTGACCCAGACGATGCACAAGGGCAAGTACGATCTGATGCAGGGCTACCTGAAGGAACTGAGCAAGCTGATCATGATGGTGGAGAAGGTCGAAGCGACCGATCCGATGCGTACCAAGCTGCTTGCACCGATTAAGGACCTCGAGGCGAAGATCGCTGCCCTCAGGGCGGAAATCTCCAGCGAGCAGAACCAGATTGCGGCAACGCTGCTGCCCAAGCGTAAAACAAAAGAACAGCACGAGAAGGACATTCTGGACGCTGAGTTGGAGATCATCGCGGCGGAACAACGAACGCATCGTATCCCGGGCGTCGGTGGTGCCAACCCTCAACCTGCAGCAGCAGGGCCAATCGCCGGAACTCTTCCTGGCACCGGAAAGCCGCAACTCTCCGGACCACGCCCCGGGCGTCCCATCAACCGGCCGCTTGGTTCAAACAGCGTTGATCGACGTCCCACCACGATCTCCATCACTGGGTTCGCGGCCGAGGACGCCGACGCCCTGCTGGGACACTTTAAAAACTTTGGCGAAATCACCAAACATCAGCTGGACAAAACGGTGCCATCGCTGCTGATCAGCTACTCGATCCGGCAGAACGCCGAGAAGGCTCTCGTCCGGGGTAAGGCGTTCCGCGACGTTACGCTGCAAATTGGCTGGGTCGCAACGACGGTTCCCCCGACGACGCCAACGACAATACCAAACTCTGCCGTGGTTGTCGCTCCGGTTGGGGCCGCCGACGGCAAGGACAAATCGTCTGCGGAAGCCGTCGTCGAGCAGGATGCCGCTGCCAAGGAAGGGGCGGATGCTTCCGGTAAGGTCGCGGCCACCATCGAAGGAGCCGTAGCCGTTGGTGGCGTTGGCGTCGGAGTTGGCGCTGGAGTGGACGCCAGCTCGGCCGCATCGCTCGCTGACACGCTCATCGAGACCGGCTCCATGGAGGAAGCGTCCGAGGTGCGCATGGtcgaggaggaggaagaggaagAAGAGGAGGACCGCTCCTGGCGCCGTTGATAATCCAGCCATCGCGAGAGAGGGAGAGGAACCAGTCTACTGAACTCTACAGAGCAACAGAAGGGAAAAACTCTTTCATTTATTGTCAGTAGCGTTTTAAGTGAACTTTGtttcttatttttcttcaaaataatgtAGATTGTAAGATTTTCcactccacacacacacaaacaaactttttcttTGTTGTTATCTAACTTTTTAGTcgacagttttttttgtaacgtTTGGAATTGTTAGTAGCGAGTAAGGAAACTCGattcccgacgacgacgacgagcaaaAAGCCGCCCAAAATTATCATGTTAGTCATACGAATCGGCTGTCGAAGGCATTTCTCAAACGAAACTCTCGTTGAGTGCTTTTTTAGTTGTTGTTTACCACCCCTCTTTCCAAATTGGTTCGCGGAGGAGCTCGCGCGGACGGAATCTAGCTTCCTTGAAGAAGAAACCAcagaagcaaacaaaaaacgatggtagttttaaaacaaaaatccccCGAAAGGAAGAAAACAACTAGTAATTAAATATTAATTATTACAAATTTAATCTATATACAAAAATAGATGAAAAAATCTAGTGTTGATACAAATAACAATTAAGTGTACATACAGTGATTTGTAATCTTAACTAAAACACCTGcgaaaaaagggaaaataaCTTTAATATATATTCAAACAACAaaccacacacaaacaaacaaccgATTAAGCGGAAAACGAATACTTGTTAAATTTATTGCGCAATCGAGAGAAAGAACATCGCAGCGAGCACGCAccaacatcagcagcagcatctCGACGGTCATCGTCAACCGACCCAAGAAACACACGTGGAGCGagtcttttttgttttccttttctCTTCCCGTTCTTTCTTCCAGATAACGACAACGGCGGGGGTCACTGGACActggacagcagcagcagcagccgagtCTTAGTTGATAAGAGAATCCCGTTTCTGTTGTTATCATATAAGCATATTCGTTAGACATGCCGCACACTGTTTAAAAGCGGAAGGAAAATGTTTGGGTTGAAATGCAAAAGCTGCTTAAAAAATCCACAagcaaaaacatgcaaaaacgccgaaaaaaataacgaatcaagaaaaaaaacaaaaaaaaagagaaaacaaaaaagatatTCACGCAAGTCGGCAAAAGAGAAAGCAacaaaaaagcttgaaaaaaaaaacaacaaaagattgaCGAGTTACGAtggcaaaaaataaagattGATTTCAAAAAAGAGAAGATTACAAAGAACTCGTAAACAGAGTTGGAGATAGCTATAAACTTACATGACTGTGTTTTATTTTTCCGCCCTTCGTTTTCTCACAAGTATGCGTTGGTGTTATTTGGTTGGAGATTGTTTTGATgatcaaaatattaaacatttgtaTTGGTAAGAACCGGTCAAAGACAATTTCAAATGGACAGAGAGGTTAAAAAAGCCCTAGGAAATCGCTTCCTCTTTTTTTACCCCTTTGGAACTACGTATCGGCTCTATATCAAAAAtggttaatttgatgaatttggaAATATattaaactgctatttttgaccgGTTTGAAATAAGTATtactattttcatgttttttcggaattctcatctgtaattttttaatttgaattttgtttgattttcaatgatcTAAAGATTATAATAATCtaaagattatatttttttccgaaaattatgaattccattccattttttttatcgtaagtcttattttgtatttccaatttacaaaaataaaaaaacgttacttaatccaccctttggtggttgttttaaatttaaaattttttaaaaaatttaaaaaaataaaaaatttaaaaacttaaataaaaaaaaatgaaaaaatataataaaatgaaaaataaaaaaatcagaaaaattctaaaaattcccaaaaatcaaaaaaaaaaaaaatcaaaaaattccaaaaattctaaaaaatcacaaaatttaaaaaattcaaaaagtttcaaaaaaattccaaaaatttaaatgaaatctaaaagctcaaaaaaaatttaaattttaaaatttttggaaattttaaattttgtattttttttaatattttgaatttattgaatcttttaattttttatttatttttaatttttgaaatttttgaaaattttgaagtttttgaaattaaaattccgttgaaataaaaaaatattcaaaaaatggtattacaaattacgatcgtaatttctcgatccacgatcgagatttctcaacagtaaaattacgatcgtaatttctcaatggtacactgaaaaaaaccaaCATAGCAAGTTCACATGCTTTTTCACGTGAGCTAATCCAAAAACTAACACAATGAATTAACATGCTTTTCCTTTGACTTAGACATGACTTTCATTATAAATGCACGTGAAAACCGCGTCAGCTACAGCCATCTTGATCCATTCTTTTTTCATGGGATTTTCATCCCAGATTCACGTGAATTGCACTTCGATTCACCCCAATTGACTTTTCCTTTAGGTTTCAAGTGAATTTCTCGTTACTATCGAATGTTTTGATATTGAAgttcgaaaagaaaaaaattgtctAAGTCAAGATGGCCACTCACATTAAATCTGAGTCAGAGCTCTCGCGTTTAAATTGGACTATTCGCCAGAAAAGAGGGTTTTATTTTCACGAAATTGTGGCAGGATTATCTCTAAAACTATGGTAtgtattttctaaatatttcttTGGACAAAAATTTATGcctaaccatttttttaatcatatttccAGGGAATTATCATCTGCTTCTCGTCGCCGCTGcctcaaatttttttaagtatctgcataacatttttttttgatgatgacTGACCCCCATCGAGGCATGTTTATGATTGTCAACGAGGATCCGGAAATGTCCAAGGAGACCCGCGAGAGTCCCGGTGTGTGGCGCAGGAGCACGGCTTGCTGCTTATACGGAGAGCATTTTTTGTGTGAAGTGTGAATGAAAAAGTGATGTGTATGTGTATTCTCGTAGAAGGCTTAAAgtgtaatatatttttaaaaataaatggaaaacTAATGAATGCACGAAAcgcatttttatttcaaaacatgaatataaaaaagaaaaagaaaaggatACCAAAAATCTTCACTTGAAAAgcaattgaaaaacatttgattttaaagtgaaatccatttaattttcataaGCATTTCTTATAAAAGTCACATGAAACGACACATGAAGCTAACGTGATTTTCACTTGGTTTGCACATGCAGCGCgatgaaaattttctatgtgaTTTACACATGACTTTCACATGCAAAGTGGTATGGGGCAAATTCATGTGTAAAACATGTAATATTACTATGggcctttctttcagtgtaagtcgtaatttgtcgatggtagatcgagatttgtcgatggtaagtcgtaatcttaatatcgagaaatctcgatcgtgagtctagaaattacgatcgtaatattacgatcgaatgcaataatcaccacgccggcctccaaaaagtgtgtaAATAACACTAAAGTGCTAATAACAttggatagggttgtcagatcttcgatgttttaggctcttttgaaaggtcttttgattatctaactaacgacaaatcgcatgatggacccggaaatcattttcatcgaaatatatgagatccggcctccaaaaagtgtgtaaataacacttatgtgttaataacttttgatagggttgtcagatcttcgatgttttaggctcattcgaaaggtctttcaaatacctttctaaaaatataaaacaatacggggtttcttacaaaaaccaccctttttacaatcttccgaactttggcagaaatcgtttttttagcacaacttttgaagtactttactaaacgttatgatattaactagggtcaTCGAATGaaaccaaatcggttcagctagtccggagataatcgagtgaatatttttcggtgcatggACTCACACCCAGACACGTGTActacacgcacagacatttgttcagaatttgattctgagtcgatagctatacatgaaggtgggtctacgaggtcgaattaagaagttcatttttcgagtgattttatagcctttcctcagtaaggtgaggaaggcaaaaaaagtttttatgggatttttagaaaacttattgattttttttatgtttattatgttttcagatttttttatttgagattttttttaatattcaggctttgttttaattttaattcacactcgattatccgaaggtgtataagagacttcggataatcgaatcatgaacaaaaatgttttgattttaacatcaaattgggtcctaaatttGTAATATTATTGACCTTTGTACGAcgtcaaaataattgaaatggatttttaaatcaatttggaaaaattaacttcgAAGCGAGTCTTTtgcttggttttagtaaatttcaaggaacattcCAGATTATCTAGCATCAtttaaacacgaccgcttattaggcttaaaatgatATCATATTTTATTTCCGTTCGCAGCGCAAAAACGAATTCGTTGTTCGAATTCAATATTTAGCCAACAATTTTTCCTGCGTGCAAACAAGTGagttgaaaaactaaaaatactgTTTAGTTTTCCTAGAACGTGCACctgaaatgtcattttgctaACATGCAAACAATCGAAAACGGCTTAAATGGAatctattttttgaataattatacaacaatttttaaatctaaaattaaacagAAGTGAAAGTTTTTTATCCGATCTttttattcctgaaatatttttcaactgatcGCCCTTTTCGTTTGATAGTGCAGTGCATTAATCCTCCATCGCATTGTTTACATCACGTACATCAGCAGAAGTGCCAGCAAGCCAGCAGAAAATCGTTTCCGCAgctggatttttaaatttttatttcattccgGAAATAATCGATACGACGCGTACGAGTAGGAAAATCGAACAAACCATCAAGGTAAGTTGCAAACCAGTGCTTTTTCACCTCAACTTGAAACTCGAACCAGTTACGAAATCCACTTGAACTTTTCCGGCAGACAATTGCAAGCGCGGGGCTAAAATTAGAACATCGAAATTCCTGAATTTGATGCGTTTCTTGCGTGGCTGTTAATTTTACTCTCTTGCGTCATCCCCGTAGGCCAATGAACCTGCAGGTATTTCTGCTGCTAGCCGGGACCGTCCTGGGTCTTTCGGTGGCGGCCACAACCCACAAGCACTCGCACACTGCCGGCGGAGGGGCCAAGGAGCGCCTCGAGGATGGAAGCTACGCCCCGCGGGATTCGCACCACATGGACGGGATAGGCGAGCACCACTCCGAGTTTGACCACGAGGCAATTTTGGGCAGTGTGAAGGAGGCGGAAGAGTTTGACAATCTGTCGCCGGAAGAGTCGAAGAAGCGGCTGGCCGTGCTGGTCACCCGGATGGACTTGAACCATGACGAGTTTGTCGACAGGCATGAGTTGAAGGCGTGGATTTTGAGGTCGTTCAAGAGTTTGGCGGAGGAGGAATCTGCGGATAGGTTTGAGGACATTGATACCAACGGGGACGACATCATCACCTGGGAGGAATACTACGCGGATACTTACGGGATGGAGAGTGACGACGATGAGGACGGCGAGCGGCAGTTTGATCCGACCAAGGAGGAGGAGAAGAAGCTGATTGCCGACGACAAGGAAATGTTCGAGGCCGCCGACGAAAACAAGGACGGAAAGCTGGACTCGGCGGAGTTTGTCCTGTTCATGTCGCCGGAGGAGTTCCCGCAGATGTTTTCCGTGGTGCTGAAGCAAACCTTGCGCAATAAGGACGCGAACGGGGACGGCAAGATTGACTTCCAAGAGTACGCCGCGGAGCAGTCTCGCAACCATGACAAGGAGTGGCTGATAACGGAGAAGGACCGGTTTGACAACGATTATGACAAGGACGGTGATGGCTATCTGAACGGGAATGAAATTCTGTCCTGGATTTTGCCTAGCAATGAGTAAGTTGAACATATTCTTAACCCTCTCACGCCcgtggttactccagagcaccaaaactttgaactcaaatatctcggaactgacacaacttttcatggtgctttaagttgcaggtgttcatgtagaatgtatactaacgtcttcccaaatttcatcaaatttggttaagcacaagcaaagttacagtgtgaaatgtagacaaaaatgggccaattttagggaaataaataagacctgttttcGAAAGCCCGTAAAAAATACCAagcacaaaattttatgaaacaaaaaatgttttgctatcatttgaaccttggacaagaacccctgtgaataacattgtgagtttggaccggttttaagtgtttttcaacctttttcatttggtgcaccagagcaccacctaggcatatgagcaactaaatattcaggagcacttttttttaaattacagaaaaagcttatttttatcaaaacaaaagtttataaacgttttgactattcataaacaagacaaaacattgttattagaccgataattttattattttcctcatttttcatgaaaatggttgtttgtaggttttgaatgagccaatcaaagaaacctgaaaatgcagagattttagaatttgtagttaatacttcagaaatatggtcttgcagcaaagaataagtagttttttacacatttcgaagcgttttcaaacaaattaaccaatagatttgaagaaaacgagattttgtggtttaaaaaaaagttgctcatcttcctgatggtgctctggtgcaccacttcaaattctacttttttgccccaattcgatgtttgtgggtcaaagtaaagtatttcctgcattattgtaccaaaattaagccatttactatttttacgataagcaaacagctctgggcgttagagggttaactaaaaaaaaaaactctaatgttTATGTGAACTTGCAGCGAAGTGGCAGAGGACGAAGTGGGCCACCTCTTTGCGTCCACAGACGACAACCACGACGATCGTCTCTCGTACAAGGAAATCATCGACAACTACGACATCTTTGTGGGCAGCGAAGCCACCGATTACGGTGATCATCTGCAGAACATTCACCACTTTGATGACGAGCTGTAATTGTAAGTATTTTGTATTGTCGCCCCTTTTGAGCAAATTGCATGTGGTACAAACGACGCGCGCGCGTTGGCTTCAATTTAAATTCGTCTAGTCCCACTCTTCTGCCAACAACGCAACGCGCACTATAATCTAACGAACAAATTTTCTGATGGCCATCAAACAGACAGGAATCTCgcgaacacaaacacacaaattaGTCAGTAGAGCCCAACACAACTTCTCTTCTTCAAGATCGAATCAAGAGGCTTCGATTTCGTGCATTTACTAGAAAGGTCAATTTCGGAAGAGTCTTAAGAAATATCCGGTAGCTTTTATGTATGGTACCTGCGATTATCAGCTAGGTATTTAACAAATTAACCAATAACTAATTTCTTGTAACCAATCGATGGAGGAGAATTTTCATTGAtggaaaaattgagaaaattcctTGATGGCTGGAACAAAAGTACTTTATTTTTGAAAGGGGccattcaatttttattattttattcattttatttccCAAATTAACCATATTTTACATCTTGTGTGATTGTTAGAAGTTCATAGAGAATGGTGTTCCTTTCAACTATTTCTTTTGTAAAAGAAGGTTCTTTAAAAGCAATTGATCATAAAGTTCTCAAGATAcagctttttgaatattttaataacctttttgtatggacagctgccaaaattgtatagagacttgtatggtCGAACTAAGGATGCAAAATATCTTATTGGTCGTAGAAAAGGTTcgtacaaagtttcatccaaataaaaaaaaaatgcagaaacagTTGTCAAACGACGCTCAATTCTGCAACGCCAAATAGCTCGGATCGTGCTCCTCCCTCCCAAGCGCCTGCAGGTACTTCCGACGCTCCTTCATCACCAGCTCCAGGTCCGTGTCGTGCTTCTGCGCAATCTCCAGCGCCTGGCTCCAGCGGTGCATCCGCAAGCAGAACAGAATCGCCTCCCGTATCTTCCGGTTGTGCAGCAGTATAATTTCCGCCTCCTGGACGCGCCCGTTCATGATGGAGTTTTCCGCCATCTGCTCGGGGCTGGATTGGCCGAGATCTTTCATAAAGTTTAGGTAGTTCACCTTGTCAATTTGGAGTGCGGCTGAGAACGCTTCCTCGCTGATTTCCAGCTGGTTCCGCTTGGAGGCCATCGCGGCCAGGGTTGCCCACAGGATCTGGTTCTGGACAAGACGGCAGAGTTTAAGGGCGCGTTCCCAGGAGTTGTCCGCGAAGAGTTTGTGCAGGATTACGCAGTAGGTTTTCACGGAAACGGTGAAGATGGCACCGGAACTGCGGAACGTAACGTTGGCACCTTCGAAGTTCTCCAGCGTGATGTTCTTGCCGAATTCACTGGTGTCGAAGGTGAAGGTGGTGAGCGCGATCAGGGTGGGATCGGTGCAGGCTTCCCCTGGACAGTACCAGACGCTGTAGCAGGAGTCGTGAAGACCGACGAGGATGTTGGTGTCGCTGGACCACATGACGGTACAAACTTGGGTTCCGATCTTGTGGATGATGTAATCGGGGCCACTTCGAACGTTGGTGATGAATAGGTCCCGGTTGACGTCGATGAACACCAGGTACTGATCGTCCGGGTTTCCGAACCGACAGACGGCCACCTCGACGAGGGCGGATTTGTTCTGGATGGTGTACGGTTCTTCCTGTCGAGTTGCTCCCGGTAGCAGGTCGAACACGTGGATTAACGATTGGTCGGAATAGTCGCGGATTGCCAACGTGTCCAGACCCAGCGACACACACCGACTGTTGAGGTGTGGAATCTGGGACTGCGACGCCGGAAAGCGTGGATTCAGGTGAAGCCGACCGGTGTAGGTGTAAATCCAGATTGAGTTGTTGTCCACCAGGAGAAAATTCCTACAATACATGCCGTTAGAACAAGTCGCACGTCAAATTTCGAACAAAACTTACTTCTTTCCCAAGATGATAATTTTAATCTCTGCCCTTCCGTCCACAATTATCGGTGTATTGATGTAATTCTCGTTGAAGATGTGCACCTGATGGGAGGTAGCGACCACCAGATGACCATAGCCCAACTCCCACTTGATAATCCGTTCGGAAAAGTCCAACGTATCCTTCGTTCGTGCCACAATGTCATGCAGCAGGATCGTCTTTCGCCCAGCGGTAACCGCCTTCAGGTTGCGATTGCGCAGTTCCCTCTCGATAATGTGTCCAAACAGAATCGTTCCGGTGCTGGTACCGGCCGTCACCTGCGTTCCATCCGCAGACCATACAATGTTGAACAAGGATCCAACGACGTCCTGGTTGAAGCGGTTGATGCTGTGGCTCCACTGGAATAAGCATTGGCATTAGCATGTCAAGTTTGTTCAACTGACACCAACAGCAACTTACCCCCGAATAATGGCAAAGCTTCAGCATATTGAATCCTCCCACCGCCAGCAGCTCCCCATCCGGACTAAAGTCCAACGAGGTAATCGCGTAGTCATCACTCACGCTGGTATAGATGTTAGCCCCTTGCGCGTCCCAAATCTTGTACCGACAGTCCTCACCACCCGACGCCAACATGTCCGTATTGTTGGACCACGCAATACACAGCACCAACCCATCGTGCGCCCTCCACTTGGTCAGCTTGCTGTTCGCGGCCAGCGGCTTAATGGCCACAAACGGACCCTGGCAGTACGCAATAGCTGTCGCATTCGGTGCCCACCGAGCGCACCTAATCTGCCCCTCGTGCTGAACCACCGTCGAACGCAACATTCCCGATCTCGACCAAATCTTAATGATCCCATCCTCACCAGCCGTCAACAACCCCGCCCCATCCGGACTCCATCGCCCCGCCACAATCGAACCACTGTGCGCCGACACGTTCCGTTCAACGCGGGCACTCTTGTTCAGAATTATGAACCGGCCGTCACCGCTGCAAATCAGCAGCGTATCGCTGCCCTT harbors:
- the LOC120413637 gene encoding intraflagellar transport protein 80 homolog; protein product: MKFKIYHTKEPKSGEAISALGWCNNEEVYSCSEDHQLFRWTSTNREFMQVAKLPDDFAPTDLHWLLPKGAAVTSSGGAAGGKGSDTLLICSGDGRFIILNKSARVERNVSAHSGSIVAGRWSPDGAGLLTAGEDGIIKIWSRSGMLRSTVVQHEGQIRCARWAPNATAIAYCQGPFVAIKPLAANSKLTKWRAHDGLVLCIAWSNNTDMLASGGEDCRYKIWDAQGANIYTSVSDDYAITSLDFSPDGELLAVGGFNMLKLCHYSGWSHSINRFNQDVVGSLFNIVWSADGTQVTAGTSTGTILFGHIIERELRNRNLKAVTAGRKTILLHDIVARTKDTLDFSERIIKWELGYGHLVVATSHQVHIFNENYINTPIIVDGRAEIKIIILGKKNFLLVDNNSIWIYTYTGRLHLNPRFPASQSQIPHLNSRCVSLGLDTLAIRDYSDQSLIHVFDLLPGATRQEEPYTIQNKSALVEVAVCRFGNPDDQYLVFIDVNRDLFITNVRSGPDYIIHKIGTQVCTVMWSSDTNILVGLHDSCYSVWYCPGEACTDPTLIALTTFTFDTSEFGKNITLENFEGANVTFRSSGAIFTVSVKTYCVILHKLFADNSWERALKLCRLVQNQILWATLAAMASKRNQLEISEEAFSAALQIDKVNYLNFMKDLGQSSPEQMAENSIMNGRVQEAEIILLHNRKIREAILFCLRMHRWSQALEIAQKHDTDLELVMKERRKYLQALGREEHDPSYLALQN